From a region of the Dickeya poaceiphila genome:
- the mpaA gene encoding murein tripeptide amidase MpaA: MTDAGFLQRPRTERGFFVSPGQEYGRSRLGAPLLWFPAEKTGKNSGLIIAGTHGDETASVVALSCALRTLAPGNRAHHVILAVNPDGCQLGLRANAHGVDLNRNFPATNWRPDNTVYRWSESTSVRDVQLATGESPGSEPETQALCRLIDHLSPPWVVSFHEPLACIDDPQRSELGAWLAHEFSLPLVDDVGYPTPGSFGSWCAERQLHCITAELPPVAADSANHRYLSALIRLLSHNFLYQC, encoded by the coding sequence ATGACAGACGCTGGATTTCTGCAACGCCCTCGAACCGAGCGCGGGTTCTTTGTTTCACCGGGTCAGGAGTATGGTCGTTCCCGGCTGGGCGCACCGCTGCTTTGGTTCCCGGCTGAAAAGACAGGCAAAAACAGCGGGTTGATCATCGCCGGGACACACGGTGATGAAACCGCATCGGTGGTGGCGCTTTCCTGCGCATTACGCACACTCGCGCCGGGTAACCGGGCACACCACGTGATACTGGCGGTCAACCCGGACGGCTGCCAGCTAGGTCTGCGCGCCAACGCTCACGGCGTTGATCTCAATCGTAATTTTCCAGCGACCAACTGGCGACCAGATAACACGGTCTACCGTTGGAGCGAAAGCACATCCGTGCGCGACGTGCAACTTGCCACCGGCGAGAGTCCCGGCTCCGAGCCGGAAACACAGGCGCTTTGCCGCCTTATCGATCATTTGTCGCCTCCGTGGGTGGTGTCTTTTCATGAACCGCTGGCCTGTATCGATGACCCGCAACGTTCCGAGCTGGGTGCCTGGCTGGCGCATGAATTCTCGCTGCCGCTGGTGGATGATGTGGGATACCCTACGCCGGGTTCATTTGGCAGTTGGTGCGCTGAACGCCAGTTGCATTGCATTACCGCTGAGTTGCCGCCTGTCGCCGCCGATAGCGCCAATCACCGCTATCTGTCTGCGCTGATTCGTTTGTTGTCTCATAATTTTTTATACCAATGTTGA